The nucleotide window GGGCCTTACGTGAGTGGGTGACGCTTCGCACCTGTTCCGGGACCGCGGGCCCATCGGCACCTTGCGGTGAGCTACTCCTTCGATGGAATTCAGGGCCCGCTGCACCGGCCTTGAACGGACTTGAGCCCCCTCATGGCCGGTCACCAAAACCATTGGTTGACAGTGCCGACTGCCTGCCTGCACTTTAAGGCGCTTGGATGGCGCGCAGGGGCGCGCCACGTGTCGAGTCACAAGGGGGCAGGGGTGGTTTGCGTTCGGAGCCTTACGACCGAATTTGCGTTGCAGAAGCACGAAATTTCGTGAGGGGACAGGATGTCGTCATCCCCCTCGCCATCCGTTGAAGCATCGAGCGCGACTCAGGGACGATCGGCAGCACTTCAACCGCAAATACTTGCTCCGTGGCGCCCATGGCTCTACGTCGGGCTGCTTTTGCTCGGGCTGGCCGTTGCCATAGGGGCGGTGGTCTGGATCATTGGCCAGCATCGTCGCGAAGCCGTCCAGGCAGAGCAGCTGAAATTGCGATCATCCCTGGCGCTTGCCGCAGCGGCAACGAATCGTGACCTGCAGGATATTGACCTGGCATTGGCCAGCATCGGGCGGCACCTGCTCGTGCTGGATGCCACCCACGGCGATCTCCATGACGCCGACGTCTCCATCCAACTGCGCGAGGAACTGATCCACCAGACTGCCGTGCTGCCGTCGGTGGTCAGCATGAACGTGCTCGACAGCCAGGGTATGTGGGCGGTGTCATCGCAGACCCTGCACCCTTCGCCAGCCTTGCTGGGCGGCACGTTGCAGTTGTGGAACGAGGCGATTCGCACACCCATCACGCGAACCTTCCTCATGGACGCTGGTTCGTCGGATCTGTGGGGCATGCCAAGCCTTGCCGCTGGTCGCGTGGTCCGGTCCAGCGACGGGCGCATTCTTGGCGTGGTCGTTGCCTATCTGTTGAAGCGCACGCTCGAACGGCCTTTCAGTACGCTCACCGCCGAGTCGATCTCCTCCGTGGTTTCTTTGCCCAACGGCACGGAATTGCTCAGTCACCCGGATATGTCGCCTGGCATTCCGGACTGGCTCCTCGCCCCGTGGAGTCACGCCGTGGCGCAGGACGGTGGCAACTTCGAGGCCGTCGACGATCGCGGGCAGCGCTGGCTGGTGACGGTGCTTGGCACCAGCAACTCGCTGGTGGTCTACACGGCCATGAAGCCCATGGCGGCCATCCTGGCGGGCAGGGCGGGCTTCGAGGCCGTGGTGATTGCCACGGCCGCCATCGGTCTGCTGATTGCGTGCGCGATGTTCGGGCTGTGGATTCGCCAGCGCTGGATGACGCACCAAAAGGGCATCTCCGAATGGCATGCCCAGCACCGCTTTCTGGAAACCCTGACCCACGACCAGGCGACCGGTTTCCTGAATCGGCCGGGGCTCGAAGAAGTGTTGCGCGACGAGCGTCGCGAGCCTCGAGAGATGTTGATGCTCAGCATCAATCGACTCCAGGCGGTATCGCGCTCGCTTACTCACCAGGCGAGCGAACGCATTCTTGCCGAGATGGCCGAGCGCGTTCGCAGCGTGCTCGACGACGACGACGTGGTGGGACGGCTCGCCACGGAGCACTTCGGCATCGTGCGTTACGGCGACGGTGCGGAGGCGCTTGCCCGGCAGCTGCTGCACGTTCTGCAACCACCGTACGCCTTTGGCGAACGCGAGCTGGCACTGAATGCCTCCATCGGCATGGCCAGGCTTGCGCGGCCTGGTGACTGGGCACAGTTAATCCAGGATGCGACATCCGCGATGTATCGCGCCCGGGAAGCGGGCGCTGGCGCCCATCGCTGGTTCGAGTCTGCCGCCGATCGCCCGCGCCAGGAGCGCGTGTCGATCGAACAGGACCTGCGCCGCGCGATCGGAACCACTCAGCTGTACATGATGTACCAGCCGATCTGTCAGCTGCGCCAGGATGCGGTCACCGGTTTCGAGGCCCTGTTGCGCTGGCACTGTCCACGCCGTGGCCAGGTACCGCCGGATGTTTTCATTCCCATTGCCGAAAGCACCGGATTGATGCTGCCCATCGAGCGCATGGTGGCCCGTTCGCCGTTCGACGCGGCGGCGCAATGGCCAGATCAGCTCGCGCTGTCCATCAATCTTCCCGCCTACGAATTCCGCGACCCTTCGTTGCCCGAGCGCGTGCGCGACAGCATCGCGCGCACCGGCATCGATCCTTCGCGTTGCTACTTCGAGGTGACCGAGTCGGCGCTGCTTGAAGACGATCAGGTGGTGATCTCGGTGATGCGGCAGCTCAAGGCACTCGGCGTGAAGCTCGCGCTCGATGATTTTGGTGTCGGTCATGCGAGCCTTGGCTATCTCTATCGTTTTCCCTTCGATCGCATCAAGATCGACAAGAGTTTCGTCCAGGCGATGCACAAGGAAAGCATGGCGGCGGATATCGTCGGCGCCATCGTCAACCTCAGCCACAAGCTGCATTTTGAAGTCGTCGCCGAGGGCGTCGAAACCGCAGAGCAGCTTCGTCAGGTGAAGGACATGGGCTGTGACTATGCGCAAGGTTTCTTCATCGGCCACCCGCTTGAAGAAAGCGAGGTGAAGCATTTTCTCGCGACGCGGCCGGGTTTCTGACGGAGTACCCGGCGAATGGGTTCATTGCCCGATCATCTGATTCTGGAGGGTATGGCGCCCGGCAAGCCGGTTCACCTCGAGCTGCCTGTGGCCGATGGCGCCGGTCTGCGCGCTTACCTGATGCGGTTCGATACTCAGGCCTTCGATGCTTCGGCATTCGCGCAACACGGCGTGGCGCAGCCGCCTTCGATTTCCCGCAGCGTGCCCAAACGGCAGGCCGAGTACTTCCATGGCCGCCTCATGGCGCGGCATGCACTATCGGCGCTGGGACTCGACGTGGGCGACATCGGCATGGGTGCGTCCAGGCAACCGCTCTGGCCTGAAGGCATCGTTGGCAGCATCTCGCATGCCCATGGCGTGGTCGGTGCCGCCGTCGAGCGTCGCGGACCTCGTTCGGGCATTGGCATCGATATCGAACGGGTCGCCAGCGCGGAAGCGTGTCACGCGCTTTCGGAAACGGTGGTCAACGACCGTGAGCTGACGTACCTGAAGCGCGAAGTCGCGATGTTGTCGCTGGATCTTGCGTTGACCACCGTGTTCTCCGCGAAGGAAAGTTTCTTCAAGGCGGCATTTGACGTGGTGGGCCACTACTTCGATTTCAGTGTGGTTCGACTTATCGATTTTCAGCCGGGCCGTGGCACGATGCGCCTGCAACTGACGGAGCACCTGTGTGACGCGTTCCGCCAGGGTGATGTGATTGACGTCGGTGCATGTCGGATTGCCGGCAACATGCTGCTCACTCATATCGCGTGGTAAATGCAACGTTGTCGATGCCCGAACAGGACGTGCTGGGATAAGCTTGATGGCATCGACAGGGGAAGGCACATTCATGGGCAAGCGTAGGACGTTCGGTCCGATGGGGCGCGCGTGTGCATTCGCGTGGGTGGCTTTGTCGTTCTCGGCGCACGTCGCCGCGGATGCCGCCAGGCCGGCGCCTTTGATTACGGATGAGATCTATACCAAACCGGTTCGCCTGGTCGATATTGGCCAGGGCCAGCGCCTGAACCTCTATTGCCAGGGCTCGGGTTCGCCCACCGTCATCCTTGATGCCGGCATGAGTGACTCGATGGTGTCCTGGGCGCTGGTGCAGCCTTCGCTTGCGAAAATCACCCGGGTTTGTTCGTTCGATCGCGCGGGGCTGGGTTTCAGCGATCCGGCGCGGCGAACCAGTACGCCGGTCAATCAGTCAGAAGACCTGCATGCCTTGCTCAGGGCGGCGAAGGTGATGCCGCCGTACGTGATGGTCGGCCACTCGATGGCAGGCATGAACGTGCGAGTGTTTGCCGATAAGTATCCCGCCGACGTGGTGGGAATGGTGGTGGTCGAAGGTTCGCACGAGGATCAGTCGGTGCGCGGCTGGGCCATTGGCGAGGAAGGTGCGCAGGCTAAGTGGGATGCCTGGCTGAAGGAAACGCATGCCTGCATTGCCGAGGCTCAGAAGGGTCTGATCGAGGGCTCGCCCATGTATGCCACATGCCTGGGAACGAGCGATACGCGCATTAGCGATGCCATCAACCAGGCGCGGACCCGGCGTGAAGTTTTGCCGGCATATCAGGCGGCCGCGGCATCCGAGCGTGAAAACGTCTTCTACGAAAGCGCCCGCGAGACGCGCGCGACGCGCAAGGATTTCGGCAGCATGCCGATCATCGTCCTGACGCATTCGCCTTTTCCCAAGCGCGATGACGAAACCCAGGTCGAGCGCAACCAGCGGACCCTGCTGTGGGAGGATATGCATACGCAGGTGGCGAGCATGTCTACGCGAGGCATCAACATCATCGTGCCCCATAGCGGCCACTACATCCAGTTCGACAAGCCACAGGTGGTGATCGATGCCATCGAGCAGGCGGTAGGCATCGCGCGAAGGAAGTGACTTGCTGATGTGCAAGACGGTTGGTACGCGGCTTGCCCGGGAAATTCCTCAAGGTCGGCCCTGCGCGGGCCGATCCCGGCGACAGTATCGGTCGGCGGAAAAGCCTTCGAAGGAACCCATGGCATGGATCGACGCAGCGTTTTGAAAGGTGGCGTGTACGGGGTCCTCGCCCTGGGAGCTTCTCCGTGGGTGTCGTCGGCGAAACCGGTCGCCGGCAAGCAGGACAAGTTCGCTGACCTCGAGCGTCGCTTTGGCGGCCGGCTGGGTGTGGCGATACACGACCTTGAAACCGGGCAGAAGGCAGGGCACCGCCAGGACGAGCGCTTTCTTATGTGCAGCACGTTCAAGCTGCTCGAGGCGGCGGCCATCCTCGCTCGCGTGGACAAAGGGGCTGAGTCCCTTGATCGCAGGATCGTATTTGGGCCGGATGTGCTGCTGTCGCACGCGCCGATCACCCGGCAACATGCAGGTGGCGAAGGCATGACGGTCGGTGAGTTGTGCCAGGCGGCCATCACCGTGAGCGACAATACGGCGGCGAATTTGCTGCTGGAAAGCCTGGGTGGCCTGATGGCTTTCAACGGCTTTCTGCGGAGCCTGGGTGATCATGTGACCCGGCTCGATCGCAACGAGCCCACATTGAACGTCGCCCATGGCGATCTGGACACGACATCGCCAAAGGCGATGCTCGGGAGCGTCGAAAAAGTCATGCTGGGCGATGCACTGTCACCCGCATCGCGCGAGCAACTCGCCGCGTGGATGAAGCAAACTACGACGGGATTGACCGCCATCCGTGCGGGACTTCCCCCGGCATGGCTTGCTGGCGACAAGACCGGTCGCGGTTCGCACGGCGAGACGAACGACATCACGCTTGCCTGGCCGCCCGGCCGCAAGCCGGTGCTTATCGTGGCCTACTACGCCCATCCAGATGTCAGCGACGATGTTCGCAGCCACGTGTTGGCGGAGATCGGCCGGATGGTTGTTGACGGTTGACGCTCACTCTCATCGGGGCGCGTTCGTATGCTCGGGGGCACCTTTCAGGAGGTCAGTCCGGTGGTCGGAAGCGAGCAGAACATAGCGTTCATACTGGCGAAGCACGTCAGCGATGATTTCTTCGGGACGAAGATAGCTGATCACATAGCCTTCGCGACCGTCGGCGAAGAACGTTGATATGTCGTACGTGTGCGGTTGCTCCGAAGCCGGTTCCGCGGCATCGCGTGGCAGAAAGCTGGGGGCGGTTTTCTTCAGCACATGAACGCCATACACGAAGTCACGCTGGCTGGCCGAGGGAATCGAGAGCTGTACGACCTCATCCGAATCCTTCACGACGCGTGCGACGACATCCGACGTGCGAAGTTCGTTGGTCACCGTCTGAAGCGCCGGAGTGACGACCTGACGAATGAACTGCTTCGCGTCCTCCTCAGTGTGGTCTTTGAGCATCCGGGACAAGCGAAGGCGCCAGTGCTGCCCCGTCCAGAACTGGGTCGCGGGCGCCATGCTTTGTGAGTAATGCGCGTCGTCGGCCATCAGTCCGCGCCAAAGGCCATAGCAGAGTGCGAGCATCACCACGGTGACTGGTAGCGCGGCGATAAGCGTCACGGCCTGGAGCGCCTTCAAACCGCCGGCGACGATCAGTACCACCGCCGTGACACCGAGCAAGGTGGCCCAGAACAAGCGTTGCCAAACCGGAGACTCCGGCGCGCCCCCCGAGGCAATGGAATCGATGACAAACGCGCCGGAATCGGCCGATGTCACGAAGAACACGCCGACCAGGATGATGGCCGCAACAGACAGTATCGACGTCATCGGCAAGTATTCGAAGAACCGGAAGAGCAGGGCATCGACATTGGCGGCCGTCTGGGTCAACGCGCCCGCGGCCGAGTGCGTATCGAGCCAGATGGCACTGTTGCCGAACACGGTCATCCAGATCAGGTTGAACGCCGTTGGTACCAGCAGCACGCCGATGACGAACTGTCGAATTGTTCGGCCGCGCGAGATGCGCGCAATGAACATGCCTACGAACGGCGACCACGAAACCCACCACGCCCAGTAAAGGATTGTCCAGTTCGCGAACCAGTCCTTTTCGTTCGGCGCCTTGTAAGCGTATGTGTGGAAAGAAAGCTCTATCAGGCTGGAGAGATAGTTCCCAAGATTGTCTCCGAACGCGCGAAGCAAGAAGGCGGTCGGGCCGGCAATCGCCACGAACAGCATCAGCGCAATCGCCAGCATCAGGTTCATTTCGGACAGCCGCCGCACGCCTTTGTCGAGACCCGTCGCCGCCGACAAGCCAGCCAGCGCTACGACGACAGCAACTAGCCCGAGCTTGAATCCCAGCCCGTCCACCTGCCATCCGGCAACCAGGTGCATGCCGGCGCTCATCTGCATGACGCCAAAGCCCAACGTAGTGGCAATGCCTGAAATCGTGCCCACCAGCGCAAAGGCATCCACGGCATGACCGAGCACGCCATTCACGCGTTCGCGCAAGATGGGGTAGAGGCCCGAGCGGAAGGTCAGGGGAAGGTTGTAACGAAATCCGAAGTACGCCAGCACCAGTCCCATGACCCCGTAAACGGCCCATGCGCTGAAGCCCCAGTGGAAGAACGTCATCAGCATGGCTTCGCGGGCCGCTTCCGGCGTCGCCGCCACGGCGTTGGGCGGAGAGACAAAATGCTGGATCGGCTCGCCGACACCGAAGTACATCAAGCCAATGCCCATGCCCGCCGCGAAAAGCATGGCGGTCCATGATACGAAGCTGAACTCCGGAGCCACGTCGTCAGGGCCCAGCTTGATGCTGCCGAAGCGACTGAGTGCGACAACAAGGAGGAAGATCACGAAGATCGCCACCGACAGCACAAAGAACCAGTCAAATCGCGCAATCACCCACGCCTGCGCAGCCATGAAGCGCGCGCCCGATGCGGCCGGCCAAAGTGAGCAGACAAGCAGGAGCAGTCCGACGACGATCAATGACGGCACGACCACGGGTGCCTTGAAGGTGGTGTGGTGTGTTCGCTGTGGAGTTTGCATTGAATCATTCCCGTCAATGCCAGGGAGCGGGCTCCATACACCGCCATGCAGTCTGGCGATAACGCCTGACTCCCGATGACAGGGGGCGCGACTAGGGCCGCAAACTGCGCCTAAGCCGCAAGACCCGCAAGCCACCTTAAGGCTTTGTCTCATGGGCGTTCAGGCCCGGTCTCATCTCGGCCCAAGTTTGGCACGCATGAGGCCGCCGCGAAACGATGACGTGAAGATTACGCGACGATTCAACGAGCCCTGCGCGAACGATGGAGTCCCAGCGTCGCTATGAGCATCAGAATCGCGGCGGCGACGAACAGGACATTCGTTGCGATCCTCTGGTACGCAAGTACGCCGGCCACGCCGCCAGCGAGGAAAGAGAGCACAGTCTGGGTATGCAGTCGCAACCGGGTGACGTGGGCCGCCAGTTCGGTACGCGGTTCGCGTCGCCGCGCGATATCGAACAGCATGCTCAGGCCTATCCCGATGTCCGTCGACATGCCCGATACATGTGTTGTACGCACGCGAGCATCGGAAATCTGAGTCACGACGGCATTCTGCAGGCCCATGAGAAACGCAAGTCCAAGCACCAACATCGGCCCCCGTTGGGCGCCCGGGAGCGCCAGTTCGGCGGCCCCAAGTGCGGCCATCAACAGGGCCTCGATCATCACGACCCACGCGTAAATGCCTGGCATCTGACGCCGGCGTCCGGAATTGATCACCAGTGATGAAAACGCCGCGCCGATGATGAAAACGATGATGATTGCAAGATAGAACACGCCGATCATCCAGTCCGCGCGGGACGCATGATCGGACAGGGCCGATACGTTGCCGGTCATATTGGCTGAGAAGAAGCCCACTGCATGGAAGGCCGCGGTATTCACGGCGCCGGCGATCGCCGCGAGAATGCAGGCAAGACGCCGATCCGTCGCGTGGTCGCGCGCAGTTCCCTGGCGAATGAGCATCGTGGCCTCGTGCATGGGGTATCGGCGCCCACCATTCTACTGTCCCTCGCGCCGGTAGAGGCGTGGTGAATGGCCCCGTGCCACGTCGCCCGTCAAACCATGACCTATGGCGATCGGGCGGCATTGGCACTTGACAGTCGTTTGGCCGTCCAAAAGGATCGGCATACCCCAATCCGGCGCTGGATATCCCCATGGCCCGTCTGTTCCGGTGGTCCCCGTTGGTGCTCGCGCTCGCGTTATGCATGCTGCCGATAAAGTGTCTCCAGGCCGGGGAGCGCAAGGCGGGATCGATTGAATCCACCGTCAAGACGTTGCATACGACCGATGGCAGAAGCGTGCGGTACGAAATAGGCACCCTCTATGTCCCCGAGAATCGCAAGGTCGCGCATAGCCGGCTGATCCCGGTGGGGTTCGCGCGCATTCGCTCCTCCGGGGCAGCGGTTGGCGTGCCTCCGGTATTCTGGTTGCCTGGTGGGCCTGGCCTGAGCGTCTTGCATGATTTCGAAGGCAAGACAGAGAGTGCACAGGCGCGCGTGGCGATGTGGGAGCGATTCACCCATGTGGCGGATGTCGTCATCATCGAGCAGCGCGGCTATACGGCCATGGGGGAAATGCTCCGAGCCAACAACTCGCCACTTCCGCTCGACGAGCCGGAAACGCCGGCAGCCAAAATTCGTCGGTACGCTGCCTTGGCGGAAGCCGCCCGCAAGGCGTACCCAGCTGCCGACCTTGCCGGTTACACCATCGCCGCATGCGCCGACGACGTCGACGATCTTCGCCATGCGCTGGGCTACCGGCAGATCAGTCTTTTCGGAGGCAGCTTTGGCTCTCAGTGGAGCATGGCCGTCATGCGGCGGCATCCGGACCGAGTGGCGCGCGCCGTGCTCTCCGGTGTCGAGCCGCTGGACAACGGCTATGACATGCCCTCGCACGTCTACGCCGCCATGCAGCGCATCGCCTTTGACGCCGATCGCGATCCCGGCCTCGCACCGTGGATGCCCAAGGGAGGCTTGATGGCCGCGGTTCGCGTCGTTCGCGATCGTCTGGCCAAAGCGCCGGTGACGATCGACCTCGTCGACCAGGCCACGGGCAAGTCACAGCGCGTCACGCTCGGCGTGGGCGATTTCCAGCAGTTCCTTGTCGACAACTCGTCCGTGGCCGATGACTGGCCGGCGCTGGTGCTGGCGATCTATTACGGGCACTACACGTCCTGGGCAACTTCAGTAGCCCGGGATCGACAGCCTTCGGCGGTCACCTTGATTGGCCCCTTGATGGACCAGAGTCTTGGCGTCAGTGCAGCACGCGAATTTCAGATGCGGACCGATCCGGCGCTGGACATGCTGGGTACCTGGAATTTTGAGCCCTATCTGGGCTCAAGGAGCGCATGGCCGACGCCGGACATGGGCGATGAATTGCGGTTACCCGTTACCACGACCATCCCCGTCGTTTTCGTGCACGGCGATTTCGATACTTCCACCCCCGTGGAAAACACGCTGGGGCTGTTGCCTTACTTTGTTCGTTCCCACGCGATCATCGTGCATCGTGGCGGTCATGACGGTACGTTCTATTTGTTGCGTGAAGACAGTGGCACCAAGGCGGCGATCTATCGTTTCCTCGGCACCGGAGTGATGCCTGAGCTTCCATCAACCATTGATGCCCCGAAGATCGTTTTCACCACGCCAACGTTCCAGCCTTCGCCGCAGGTTGCCGATGGGCACTGAATCACCCATCGCCACACGGCCGGAATGTTTCGTTGCGATCGTCGCGATCAAGCGCTGAATAGAGATGAATGCCAATGTGACGCAATGTCATCTGGCGCGTGCGATTTGCGTCGGTGCGACGACAAGATGTTGTCGTCAGGATCGCGCAAGCTGTCTCGCTTCCATCCGCTTAGCGTGCGCTTAGCCTGCGCGTAGCTTGCGTTGTGTTTCCTGCGGAAGCAGCGCTATCGACAGAACCTTCGCCGCTTAGCCATCACTTTGAAATCGCCTGAAATCGCATCATGCCAATGGCCGATGGCGCCTGCGTTTTCTCGCGCGTAAGGTGCGCGAACGCATGGGCAATCCATGCGTACTAGCGAAGGCGTTCATCGGTGCCGCCGATGTGCAGCCTTGCCAGGGGGCGCGGTCACCTAACGCAATACGGGAGGCCATAGTCATGAAGAACCGACTGCTTTTAGCGGTGGCAGTCATGGCGTTCGCTACGAGCGCCATGGGTGCAACGCCAGTCACGCTCAAAATTCAGAAAGGGGCAACGACGACACCCGTGTCATCGCAGATAGGCGGGGCGCCCATCACGGCCCTTGAACAGGACCCGGCGATGTCGGGAGGTGATGCCGATTCAGGCGATGGTAACGACCTCGGTGACAAGCCCGTCACCAATCGCTCCATTGCGCATGGTCGCGCGGGTGTGAATCGCATGGGCAACGCCAAGCGCGCAAAGTCCAGCCCAGAACTGCTTGGTGGATTCGATGGACTCAACTTCCATGATCAGCGCTACTCGAACAACGGCAATCAATTCTCGGTCGAGCCGCCGGATCAGGGGCTTTGTGCGGGTAATGGCTTCGTCCTCGAGAGTGTCAACGATGTGCTGGCGATCTATGACAGTTCGGGGCATCAGCTTGTCGGTCCGGTCGATCTGAATACGTTCTACGGTTATCCGGCAGCGATCAATCGCAGCAATGGCCAGTACGGTCCCAGCATCACCGATCCATCGTGCTACTACGACGCCTCGACGAAGCGCTGGTTTCAGGTGGTCTTGACGCTCGATCGCATCGGGACAACCTCCGCGTTAGCCGGCACGAATCACCTGGATATCGCCGTCAGCCAAACAGCCGACCCCACGGGCGCCTGGATCGTGTATCAGCTTCCCGTGCAGAACAACGGCACGCAAGGTACGCCTGATCACCAGTGCGACCTTGGCTTTTGCCTCGGCGATTACCCGCATATAGGCGCGGATGCCAACGCGATCTTCCTGACCACCAACGAGTTCTCGTTCTTCGGCGACGGCTTCTACGGCTCGCAGATCTATGCCATTTCCAAGAAAGCGCTCGCCTCGTGGTCGGCGGCGGTGAATGTCGTGTTGTTCAATGGCGGCGATCCGAGCATTCCCGCGCCGGCCTTCACGGTCTGGCCGGCCGTCTCGTCCGGTGGGCAATATGCCGGCGCGCATGGCGGTACCGAGTATCTGCTCAGCTCCGACGCGGTGTTCTACGACTCGGGCGTGTCGAGCACGATCTGGTTGTGGGCCGTGTCCAACACGCAGGCGATCGATAGCGCACCCGGCACGTTGGCATTGAGCGTGTCGTCCGTCGGCGTGCAGCAATACGCCGTTCCGAGCAGCCTGGCCCACCAGAAGCCTGGCAGCACGCCATTGCGTGATTGTTTTGCCGTGCCAGGGTGTGCGCCGAACTACCTCGGCTATCCGAACCACGTCTATCCCGCGCCGCGCGACCTGGCGGTCAACGACTCACGCATGCAGCAGGTGAGCTATGCCAACGGGAAGCTGTGGGGCACCCTGGATACCGACGTTTTGCTCGGTGACGGAAGCCATGGTTCGGGCATCAATTTCTTCGTCATCAACCCGAACTCCGGCGGACTGTTCGCCAACGGCACGCTGTCGCTGCCTGATGCGAATCTGACCTACGGCTCGGCTGCCGTAACGCAAAGCGGGCGTGGTGTCATCGCGTTCACCGTCGTCGGGCCCAATGACTACCCGAGCGCGGGCTATGCGAGCTTCGACGCCAAGATCGGTGCCGGCGATGTCCATCTCGCGGCCGCTGGCGCCGGCCCCTGGGATGGCTTCACGGGTATCCCCTACCTGGGTGGCGACCGTCCTCGCTGGGGCGACTACGGTGCGGCTTCGGCCGACGGCAATACGATCTGGATTGCTTCGGAGTACATCGCTCAAACGTGCACGCTGGCGCAGTACCTGACCGCTCCGTTGTTCCAGTGTGGCGGAACGCGGGGTGCGTTGGGCAATTGGGCAACGCGCGTGTCGGCCATTGGGCTCTGAGTCGTACATGTCGCGACAGGAAGGGGCGCGGTCGCGGGCCGCGCCCCTTTTACCCGGTTCAGTCCTGACGTTGTCGCGCGGAGTGGACTATGCGCGACAGGAGCAATCCGAACATCAAGGGGATGAACAGTGCATACGCATACTGGCCCCTCGCGACGCCGATGCCATACGGGAACCAGATGCCCGGGACGCCAAGGGCATTAACCTCGGTGGCGAACAGGCCGATGCCGACGAGTACTGCGGCGAGGGCAGCCAGACAGGCGCCGAGCGCTTGGGTTCGAATCACGCCCAGTAGGATGATCCACGCATAGATCGCTGCAAATGCGATACGAGCGCCGGTGGCTGCAGCCTCGGCCATGGCTTTGATTGCATGCGGGCCATCCATCCAAAACCACGGCCGAGCGATCCATGCAGTGAGCATGTAGATGGCGGTGAGCCCAGCGATAGCCTTGCCAAGCCAGCGCAGGTCGTCGATGCGAAACCATTCGCGCCAGGCAAGCGTCCATGTTGCCAGAACAAGTGGCCGGAGCAAGATCATCACGCCGATGTCGGAGCTGCGCAGGCTAAGGAAGTGGCCCCAGTAGTACAGCACCTGATTGAGGCGCAGAAGGGCGAGCAGGCACAACGCGGCGATCATCCACCCATAGCGACGACTTGTCCGTGCGATGGCGAGTGCGGCCGCGATCATGGCCAGCACGACAAAGCCCAGCGGCTCGATGCCATCGGCAACGTAGCCCCAGAAAGTCGTCATCCACTGTGACCGGACAAGATGATCGATGCTGTCGGCCTGGCCGATGACCGGCGCGACGTGCAGGCCGCCGCTTTCGTCACCGGCGTCCACCGGATCCATCCAGACGCGGAACGCGATGTCGTAAGTCTGTGGGCCCGAGCCGGACGACGGTAGGGGGAATACGGTGGGACGCACGCTATAGGCAGTCGGCGTCGCGCCGGAGAAGTCGCCGGGGCCACCGAGCCGTTTGCCGTTGACGTAAACCTGAT belongs to Dyella terrae and includes:
- the bla gene encoding class A beta-lactamase encodes the protein MDRRSVLKGGVYGVLALGASPWVSSAKPVAGKQDKFADLERRFGGRLGVAIHDLETGQKAGHRQDERFLMCSTFKLLEAAAILARVDKGAESLDRRIVFGPDVLLSHAPITRQHAGGEGMTVGELCQAAITVSDNTAANLLLESLGGLMAFNGFLRSLGDHVTRLDRNEPTLNVAHGDLDTTSPKAMLGSVEKVMLGDALSPASREQLAAWMKQTTTGLTAIRAGLPPAWLAGDKTGRGSHGETNDITLAWPPGRKPVLIVAYYAHPDVSDDVRSHVLAEIGRMVVDG
- a CDS encoding 4'-phosphopantetheinyl transferase family protein gives rise to the protein MGSLPDHLILEGMAPGKPVHLELPVADGAGLRAYLMRFDTQAFDASAFAQHGVAQPPSISRSVPKRQAEYFHGRLMARHALSALGLDVGDIGMGASRQPLWPEGIVGSISHAHGVVGAAVERRGPRSGIGIDIERVASAEACHALSETVVNDRELTYLKREVAMLSLDLALTTVFSAKESFFKAAFDVVGHYFDFSVVRLIDFQPGRGTMRLQLTEHLCDAFRQGDVIDVGACRIAGNMLLTHIAW
- a CDS encoding alpha/beta hydrolase gives rise to the protein MGKRRTFGPMGRACAFAWVALSFSAHVAADAARPAPLITDEIYTKPVRLVDIGQGQRLNLYCQGSGSPTVILDAGMSDSMVSWALVQPSLAKITRVCSFDRAGLGFSDPARRTSTPVNQSEDLHALLRAAKVMPPYVMVGHSMAGMNVRVFADKYPADVVGMVVVEGSHEDQSVRGWAIGEEGAQAKWDAWLKETHACIAEAQKGLIEGSPMYATCLGTSDTRISDAINQARTRREVLPAYQAAAASERENVFYESARETRATRKDFGSMPIIVLTHSPFPKRDDETQVERNQRTLLWEDMHTQVASMSTRGINIIVPHSGHYIQFDKPQVVIDAIEQAVGIARRK
- a CDS encoding putative bifunctional diguanylate cyclase/phosphodiesterase codes for the protein MSSSPSPSVEASSATQGRSAALQPQILAPWRPWLYVGLLLLGLAVAIGAVVWIIGQHRREAVQAEQLKLRSSLALAAAATNRDLQDIDLALASIGRHLLVLDATHGDLHDADVSIQLREELIHQTAVLPSVVSMNVLDSQGMWAVSSQTLHPSPALLGGTLQLWNEAIRTPITRTFLMDAGSSDLWGMPSLAAGRVVRSSDGRILGVVVAYLLKRTLERPFSTLTAESISSVVSLPNGTELLSHPDMSPGIPDWLLAPWSHAVAQDGGNFEAVDDRGQRWLVTVLGTSNSLVVYTAMKPMAAILAGRAGFEAVVIATAAIGLLIACAMFGLWIRQRWMTHQKGISEWHAQHRFLETLTHDQATGFLNRPGLEEVLRDERREPREMLMLSINRLQAVSRSLTHQASERILAEMAERVRSVLDDDDVVGRLATEHFGIVRYGDGAEALARQLLHVLQPPYAFGERELALNASIGMARLARPGDWAQLIQDATSAMYRAREAGAGAHRWFESAADRPRQERVSIEQDLRRAIGTTQLYMMYQPICQLRQDAVTGFEALLRWHCPRRGQVPPDVFIPIAESTGLMLPIERMVARSPFDAAAQWPDQLALSINLPAYEFRDPSLPERVRDSIARTGIDPSRCYFEVTESALLEDDQVVISVMRQLKALGVKLALDDFGVGHASLGYLYRFPFDRIKIDKSFVQAMHKESMAADIVGAIVNLSHKLHFEVVAEGVETAEQLRQVKDMGCDYAQGFFIGHPLEESEVKHFLATRPGF
- a CDS encoding BCCT family transporter produces the protein MQTPQRTHHTTFKAPVVVPSLIVVGLLLLVCSLWPAASGARFMAAQAWVIARFDWFFVLSVAIFVIFLLVVALSRFGSIKLGPDDVAPEFSFVSWTAMLFAAGMGIGLMYFGVGEPIQHFVSPPNAVAATPEAAREAMLMTFFHWGFSAWAVYGVMGLVLAYFGFRYNLPLTFRSGLYPILRERVNGVLGHAVDAFALVGTISGIATTLGFGVMQMSAGMHLVAGWQVDGLGFKLGLVAVVVALAGLSAATGLDKGVRRLSEMNLMLAIALMLFVAIAGPTAFLLRAFGDNLGNYLSSLIELSFHTYAYKAPNEKDWFANWTILYWAWWVSWSPFVGMFIARISRGRTIRQFVIGVLLVPTAFNLIWMTVFGNSAIWLDTHSAAGALTQTAANVDALLFRFFEYLPMTSILSVAAIILVGVFFVTSADSGAFVIDSIASGGAPESPVWQRLFWATLLGVTAVVLIVAGGLKALQAVTLIAALPVTVVMLALCYGLWRGLMADDAHYSQSMAPATQFWTGQHWRLRLSRMLKDHTEEDAKQFIRQVVTPALQTVTNELRTSDVVARVVKDSDEVVQLSIPSASQRDFVYGVHVLKKTAPSFLPRDAAEPASEQPHTYDISTFFADGREGYVISYLRPEEIIADVLRQYERYVLLASDHRTDLLKGAPEHTNAPR